In the Deinococcus malanensis genome, one interval contains:
- a CDS encoding 3'-5' exonuclease, giving the protein MNVVVFDLETTGLSPERDGIVEIGALRVVDGQVHEHLKYETLVRPTNAAGERLMIPWHAQRVHGISNEMVRSAPAIEEVLPEFLEFVGDAAVVAHNVGFDGGFMRAQARRLGMAWAPAAEHCTVQLSRRAFPKERAHNLTVLAERLGLNFAPGGRHRSFGDVQVTAQAYVRLLEMLGTAESPQKVSGRR; this is encoded by the coding sequence GTGAACGTAGTCGTGTTCGACCTGGAAACCACCGGCCTCTCCCCTGAACGAGACGGGATTGTGGAGATCGGTGCCCTTCGGGTGGTGGACGGCCAGGTACACGAACACCTCAAATACGAGACCCTGGTGAGGCCCACCAACGCCGCAGGTGAGCGGCTGATGATCCCCTGGCATGCCCAGCGGGTTCACGGCATCAGCAATGAGATGGTCCGCAGTGCGCCGGCAATCGAGGAGGTCCTGCCGGAATTCCTGGAGTTCGTGGGGGACGCGGCGGTGGTCGCCCACAACGTGGGCTTCGATGGCGGGTTCATGCGCGCCCAGGCGCGCCGCCTGGGGATGGCCTGGGCACCTGCGGCCGAGCACTGCACGGTGCAGCTTTCCCGCCGTGCTTTTCCTAAAGAACGCGCCCACAACCTGACCGTGCTGGCCGAGCGCCTGGGCCTGAACTTTGCGCCAGGCGGTCGACACCGCAGTTTCGGTGACGTCCAGGTCACTGCCCAGGCCTACGTGCGTCTGCTGGAAATGCTGGGAACGGCAGAGTCTCCACAGAAGGTCTCGGGCAGGCGGTAG
- a CDS encoding putative bifunctional diguanylate cyclase/phosphodiesterase gives MPDPQKQRIKSLIAEADALVVADPQQAMATAQRALALARDARDDESYGQALCSYAATLFFQSKYTEAREAYLEAQHVGRTRADQRLMARAVNGLGITSRALGEYGAAMEFFLSSLQLTQEAGDEAMRLRVLSNIGLIHSQLGDHALSLSLQLEVMASAHTLSLPLVESAAAVNAVVASHDLGDFQAALAMIDERLPVTRHQGNQLNEMLLQTYQALSLLALDRPGEAVAPATAALQQAQDLGNEDSVAQLHTTLGHAYHRLGQVLLARDHLEQATAQGQRVGQLRESRALKILSELEADQGNWQAAYTLSQRQQVVERELQEQTTQRNVQVLSAQMQLELLKREAAASRSRAAELEEHVAQRTRELQRVNDMLQHAAFHDSLTGLGNRSLFHQYLGRVMQAGTQGAGLTYAVLFLDCDRFKQINDTLGHDVGDQVLRAFAARLQATLPPGAVLARFGGDEFAVLLEQVQSPGTALAVASQISESLGTPIALAGRTFLITAGIGVVMGHNRYLKVEEVLRDADIAMYHAKARGPSQTAVFTSSMYERMLRRTVLEDELRAALNQHLLSVHYQPIVDVRTGEIASLEALARWFHPELGEVPPDTFIPVAEDAGLIIELDRQILKQACLQVRFWNAQVRPRAPVHLNVNISAVHFAHTTFAGAVMHLLEDTGFPPSLLRFEITERLLLDRSPVAQANLDALHQLGIQFHIDDFGTGYSSLSYLQEFTASTLKIDRSFIRGIDQTSRSAEMVRIILAMAKNLNMLVVAEGVQTQQQWAWLSREGCDQAQGHYFSPPAPVDTVTGLLQERFRTAHADSG, from the coding sequence ATGCCCGACCCCCAGAAGCAGCGTATTAAAAGCCTGATCGCTGAGGCGGACGCTCTGGTGGTGGCGGACCCGCAGCAGGCGATGGCCACGGCACAGCGGGCCCTTGCCCTGGCACGTGACGCCCGCGACGACGAAAGCTACGGTCAGGCGCTGTGCAGCTACGCGGCCACGCTGTTTTTTCAGTCGAAGTACACCGAGGCACGTGAGGCATACCTGGAAGCGCAGCACGTTGGCAGGACCCGGGCCGACCAGCGCCTGATGGCACGCGCGGTCAACGGGCTGGGCATCACGTCCAGGGCCCTGGGAGAGTACGGCGCGGCCATGGAATTTTTCCTGTCCAGCCTGCAGCTCACCCAGGAGGCGGGCGATGAGGCCATGCGGCTGCGGGTCCTGAGCAACATTGGCCTGATTCACAGCCAGCTTGGAGATCATGCCCTGTCTCTTTCTCTCCAGCTTGAGGTCATGGCCAGCGCCCACACCCTGAGCCTGCCGCTCGTGGAGTCCGCCGCCGCAGTCAACGCGGTGGTCGCCTCCCATGACCTGGGAGACTTTCAGGCGGCGCTGGCCATGATCGACGAGCGCCTGCCGGTCACACGGCACCAGGGCAATCAGCTCAACGAGATGCTTCTTCAGACTTATCAGGCACTGAGTCTGCTGGCTCTGGACCGGCCCGGCGAGGCGGTGGCGCCAGCGACGGCAGCACTGCAGCAGGCTCAGGACCTGGGCAACGAGGACAGCGTGGCCCAGCTGCACACCACGCTGGGTCACGCCTACCATCGTCTGGGGCAGGTCCTGCTGGCCAGGGACCACCTCGAACAGGCGACGGCTCAGGGTCAGCGGGTGGGCCAGCTGCGGGAGAGCCGGGCGCTGAAGATCCTGAGTGAGCTGGAAGCAGACCAGGGCAACTGGCAGGCCGCCTATACCCTGAGCCAGCGTCAGCAGGTGGTGGAGCGGGAGTTGCAGGAGCAGACCACCCAGCGCAATGTCCAGGTGCTCTCGGCCCAGATGCAGCTCGAACTCCTGAAACGCGAGGCCGCCGCCAGCCGGAGCCGCGCGGCGGAACTCGAGGAGCATGTCGCACAGCGCACCCGCGAACTGCAGCGCGTCAATGACATGCTCCAGCACGCTGCCTTTCACGACTCGCTGACCGGGCTGGGCAACCGCTCGCTGTTTCACCAGTATCTGGGCCGGGTCATGCAGGCGGGCACCCAGGGCGCAGGCCTGACCTACGCGGTGCTGTTTCTGGACTGCGACCGCTTCAAACAGATCAACGACACGCTGGGACACGACGTGGGCGATCAGGTGCTCCGGGCCTTCGCCGCGCGCCTCCAGGCCACGCTGCCCCCCGGCGCCGTACTGGCCCGCTTCGGAGGCGATGAATTCGCCGTACTGCTGGAACAGGTGCAGAGCCCCGGAACTGCCCTGGCGGTGGCCTCACAGATCAGCGAGTCGCTGGGCACCCCGATTGCCCTGGCAGGGCGCACCTTTCTGATCACGGCCGGAATCGGCGTCGTGATGGGCCACAACCGCTACCTCAAAGTCGAGGAGGTGCTGCGCGACGCCGATATCGCGATGTACCATGCCAAGGCCAGGGGACCCTCCCAGACCGCCGTGTTCACGTCCAGCATGTACGAGCGCATGCTGCGCCGCACGGTCCTGGAAGACGAGCTGCGGGCGGCCCTGAACCAGCACCTGTTATCGGTGCACTATCAGCCGATCGTCGATGTCCGGACGGGGGAAATTGCCAGTCTGGAGGCGCTGGCGCGCTGGTTTCATCCCGAGCTCGGAGAGGTCCCGCCGGACACGTTTATTCCAGTAGCCGAAGACGCCGGGCTGATTATCGAGCTCGACCGGCAGATCCTGAAACAGGCCTGCCTGCAGGTCCGATTCTGGAACGCCCAGGTTCGGCCCCGGGCGCCGGTCCACCTGAATGTGAATATCAGTGCCGTCCACTTCGCCCACACGACCTTCGCCGGAGCGGTCATGCACCTGCTGGAAGACACTGGCTTTCCCCCCTCGCTGCTGCGGTTCGAAATCACCGAGCGGCTGCTGCTCGACCGGTCTCCGGTGGCCCAGGCCAATCTCGACGCGCTGCACCAGCTGGGCATCCAGTTTCATATCGATGACTTCGGCACCGGGTATTCCTCACTGTCCTACCTGCAGGAGTTCACGGCCTCCACGCTCAAGATCGACCGTTCGTTCATCCGGGGCATCGACCAGACATCCAGGAGCGCCGAAATGGTGCGCATCATCCTGGCCATGGCGAAAAACCTCAACATGTTGGTCGTCGCCGAAGGAGTGCAAACCCAGCAGCAATGGGCGTGGCTCAGCCGCGAGGGCTGTGATCAGGCCCAGGGGCACTACTTTTCTCCCCCGGCACCGGTAGACACGGTGACGGGCCTGCTCCAGGAGCGCTTCCGGACAGCCCATGCCGATTCCGGTTAA